A genome region from Lactobacillus sp. ESL0791 includes the following:
- the hisS gene encoding histidine--tRNA ligase, producing MRVQRPKGTVDILPKESGSWEKIEQKARAFFKRANYREIRTPSFENYEIFSRSSGESSDVVEKEMYDFNDKGGRHIALRPEGTAGVVRAYVEDKIYGPDVVKPFNVYYIEPTYRYERPQAGRQREFHQIGVESFGSENVLADVETIILGHDLLEELGVKNYELHLNTLGNAQVRQDYHDALVNYFTPLKEQLSEDSQRRLQMNPLRILDSKDERDKQFLPDAPKIIDYLDDEAKANFGQITKMLDQLGVSYVLDDDLVRGLDYYTGIIFEFMVADKSLWESPTTILGGGRYDHLVEEFTGPHTPAVGFGIGEERLILVLKKQNPDLFVDQGIDFFITNIGADTQLKTVEIARSLRKQGYKVQYDVDQKKLKAQFKKADRVGAKYVITLGAKELENGTLNIKRLSDGKTLALNLADLADMQEVMKRLED from the coding sequence ATGAGAGTTCAAAGACCTAAGGGCACTGTCGATATTTTACCCAAGGAATCAGGTTCATGGGAAAAAATAGAGCAAAAAGCGCGTGCTTTTTTCAAGCGGGCAAATTACCGGGAGATTCGCACACCAAGTTTTGAAAATTACGAAATTTTTTCACGGTCAAGTGGTGAAAGTTCTGACGTGGTGGAAAAAGAAATGTACGATTTTAACGACAAAGGCGGCCGGCATATTGCGCTGCGGCCCGAAGGAACGGCTGGCGTGGTCCGTGCTTACGTTGAGGATAAAATATATGGTCCAGATGTTGTCAAGCCCTTTAATGTTTATTACATCGAACCAACCTACCGCTACGAGCGGCCGCAGGCCGGACGGCAGCGTGAGTTTCACCAGATCGGTGTGGAGAGTTTTGGCTCTGAGAATGTATTGGCAGATGTTGAAACGATTATTTTGGGCCATGACCTGCTTGAAGAATTAGGTGTTAAAAATTATGAGTTACACTTGAATACTTTGGGCAACGCACAGGTGCGGCAGGATTATCATGATGCGCTGGTCAATTATTTTACGCCGTTAAAAGAGCAACTCTCAGAAGATTCGCAGAGGCGGCTGCAGATGAACCCGCTGCGAATTTTGGATTCAAAAGATGAACGAGATAAACAGTTTTTACCGGACGCCCCCAAAATTATTGATTATTTGGACGATGAAGCCAAAGCGAATTTTGGGCAAATTACCAAGATGCTTGATCAGTTAGGCGTTAGCTACGTGCTGGATGATGATTTAGTCCGTGGGCTTGATTATTATACGGGAATTATTTTTGAATTTATGGTTGCCGATAAGAGCCTGTGGGAATCGCCGACAACGATCCTTGGCGGCGGCCGCTATGATCATCTGGTTGAAGAATTCACCGGTCCGCACACACCCGCAGTTGGTTTTGGCATTGGTGAGGAACGGTTAATCCTAGTTCTTAAGAAACAGAATCCTGATTTGTTTGTTGATCAGGGAATTGATTTCTTTATTACTAATATTGGCGCGGATACTCAGCTCAAAACGGTTGAAATTGCACGCAGCTTGCGCAAGCAGGGATATAAGGTGCAATATGATGTTGACCAGAAGAAGTTAAAGGCACAATTCAAGAAGGCTGACCGTGTGGGGGCAAAATACGTGATTACCCTGGGAGCTAAGGAACTTGAAAATGGAACGCTGAATATTAAACGGCTTAGTGATGGTAAGACGCTTGCATTGAATTTAGCTGATTTAGCAGACATGCAGGAAGTTATGAAACGGTTAGAGGACTAA
- the dtd gene encoding D-aminoacyl-tRNA deacylase, whose amino-acid sequence MRVVIQRVNHAEVTIAGKSVGKINKGLLLLVGIKEGDDLELVQKAAAKIMKMRIFQDDAGKTNLALKDVGGEILSVSQFTLLANTKKGNRPSFVEAMKPPKSKKLWLAFNKEFAASGFHVETGQFGADMQVDLENDGPFTIVLDS is encoded by the coding sequence ATGCGGGTAGTAATTCAGAGGGTGAATCATGCTGAAGTTACCATTGCTGGCAAGAGTGTCGGAAAAATTAACAAGGGCCTCTTACTGTTAGTCGGCATCAAAGAGGGTGATGACCTGGAGCTCGTGCAAAAGGCAGCGGCTAAGATTATGAAAATGCGGATTTTCCAAGATGACGCAGGAAAAACTAACTTGGCTCTGAAAGATGTTGGCGGTGAGATTTTGAGTGTCAGTCAATTTACTTTGCTGGCCAACACGAAGAAGGGCAACCGGCCAAGTTTTGTCGAAGCGATGAAGCCGCCGAAGTCAAAGAAATTGTGGCTGGCCTTCAATAAAGAGTTTGCAGCTAGCGGTTTTCATGTGGAAACCGGCCAGTTTGGTGCGGATATGCAGGTTGATCTTGAAAATGATGGTCCGTTTACCATTGTTTTAGATTCATAA
- a CDS encoding bifunctional (p)ppGpp synthetase/guanosine-3',5'-bis(diphosphate) 3'-pyrophosphohydrolase, whose protein sequence is MSKYVEMTHEQVIAACKKYMDDDQVAFVEKAYKFAAAAHKEQKRASGQPYIVHPTQVAGTLATLGLDPDTVAAGFLHDTVEDTPVTNDDIKEKFGKDVAFIVDGVTKLNKYEYKSHQEFLAENHRKMLIAMAKDLRVIMVKLADRLHNMHTLEHLRPDKQRRIASETMDIYAPLADRLGIGTVKWELEDMSFHYLNPEAYYRIVNLMDVKRSQREKFIADAIEILKQNLDSLGIKYEIYGRPKHIYSIYKKMVNKHKDFDEIYDLLAVRVIVPTVRDCYAVLGAVHTKWKPMPGRFKDYIAVPKVNGYQSLHTTIIGPGGKPLEIQIRTQQMHEVAEYGVAAHWAYKRGNFNGVQQTSSNEKLDMVREILELQDETKDADEFMKGVKSDIFSDRVYVFTPKGEVYELPKGSVTLDFAYSIHTQVGSHAVGAKVNGKLVPLDYKLKNGDVIEIMTQSNATPSRDWIDMVQTSRARNKIRRYFRNQDREHSIEQGKQMIADKLKDQGFLPKDFMDKDHVEKILDNYHTPDDLYAAVGFGDQSAISIANRLTVDIRREDEKKKQKEYEEQILNSGQQAATPQAAKTSSPMKIKHKNGVMIQGISDLMLHLAKCCNPVPGDKIVGYVTKGRGVTIHRSDCRNIAHAPDNQGRLIDVEWENVEENNAQAFNANIEVFGYNRSKLLSDVLNKLNSLTPNINNLSGKVNDENIAHIYATIAVKNSAALDDILSKLRDIPDVYETRRADN, encoded by the coding sequence ATGTCAAAATATGTCGAAATGACGCACGAACAGGTAATTGCCGCCTGTAAAAAATATATGGATGATGACCAAGTCGCTTTCGTTGAAAAAGCATACAAATTTGCTGCTGCTGCGCATAAAGAGCAAAAACGGGCTTCGGGACAGCCGTACATCGTTCATCCCACACAAGTAGCGGGGACTTTGGCAACCTTGGGACTGGATCCCGATACGGTTGCTGCCGGTTTTTTACATGACACAGTCGAAGACACACCGGTTACCAACGATGATATTAAGGAAAAATTTGGCAAAGATGTTGCCTTCATTGTCGATGGCGTAACCAAGTTAAATAAATACGAATACAAGTCACACCAGGAATTTTTAGCAGAAAATCACCGGAAAATGCTGATCGCGATGGCCAAAGACCTGCGTGTAATCATGGTGAAGCTGGCTGACCGGCTGCATAACATGCATACATTGGAGCATTTGCGCCCTGATAAGCAGCGGCGCATCGCGTCAGAAACAATGGATATTTATGCGCCGCTGGCCGACCGGCTGGGAATTGGGACCGTTAAGTGGGAACTGGAGGATATGAGTTTTCACTACCTGAATCCGGAAGCATATTACCGCATCGTCAATTTGATGGATGTCAAACGGAGCCAACGGGAAAAATTTATTGCCGATGCGATTGAAATTCTAAAACAGAATTTGGATAGCCTCGGCATCAAGTACGAAATTTATGGCCGGCCGAAGCATATTTATTCCATCTATAAAAAAATGGTTAATAAGCATAAGGATTTTGACGAGATTTATGACCTGCTGGCCGTGCGGGTAATTGTCCCGACCGTGCGTGACTGTTATGCGGTTTTGGGGGCGGTTCACACCAAGTGGAAGCCGATGCCTGGCCGTTTTAAGGATTATATTGCTGTTCCCAAGGTTAACGGCTACCAGTCGCTGCACACGACAATTATTGGCCCTGGCGGAAAGCCGCTGGAGATCCAGATTCGAACCCAGCAAATGCATGAAGTGGCCGAATACGGTGTTGCCGCGCACTGGGCCTACAAGCGGGGCAACTTTAACGGTGTTCAGCAAACCAGTTCCAACGAAAAGCTGGACATGGTGCGGGAAATTCTTGAGCTCCAAGATGAAACTAAAGATGCCGACGAATTCATGAAGGGTGTCAAGAGCGATATTTTTTCCGACCGGGTCTACGTTTTTACGCCGAAGGGCGAGGTATATGAACTGCCCAAGGGCTCAGTCACGCTGGATTTCGCCTATTCGATTCATACCCAGGTTGGCAGCCACGCCGTTGGTGCAAAGGTCAATGGCAAGCTAGTGCCGCTTGATTATAAATTAAAAAACGGCGATGTGATTGAGATCATGACCCAATCTAACGCCACGCCGTCGCGTGACTGGATTGATATGGTTCAGACCTCGCGGGCGCGCAATAAAATCCGTCGTTACTTTAGAAATCAAGACCGGGAGCACAGCATTGAGCAGGGCAAGCAGATGATTGCCGACAAACTCAAGGATCAGGGGTTTCTGCCGAAAGACTTCATGGATAAGGATCATGTTGAAAAAATCTTGGACAATTACCATACACCCGATGATCTTTATGCCGCGGTCGGATTCGGCGATCAATCGGCAATCAGCATTGCCAACCGCTTAACCGTGGATATCCGGCGTGAGGATGAAAAGAAGAAGCAGAAGGAATACGAGGAGCAGATCTTAAATTCTGGCCAGCAAGCAGCCACGCCGCAGGCAGCGAAGACTTCCTCGCCGATGAAAATCAAGCACAAAAATGGTGTGATGATTCAGGGCATCAGTGATCTGATGCTCCACTTAGCCAAGTGCTGCAATCCGGTTCCGGGAGATAAGATTGTCGGTTACGTCACCAAGGGACGCGGAGTGACTATTCACCGCAGCGACTGCCGCAATATTGCTCATGCTCCAGACAATCAGGGCCGTTTGATTGACGTTGAATGGGAAAATGTTGAAGAAAATAATGCGCAGGCATTCAATGCCAATATTGAAGTTTTTGGCTACAACCGCAGCAAATTATTGAGCGATGTTCTTAACAAGTTGAATTCATTAACGCCGAATATCAATAATCTTTCTGGGAAGGTTAATGATGAAAATATCGCCCACATTTATGCAACAATTGCGGTCAAAAATTCGGCTGCTTTAGATGATATTCTGAGTAAGCTGCGGGATATTCCGGATGTATACGAAACAAGAAGGGCTGATAATTAA
- the prmA gene encoding 50S ribosomal protein L11 methyltransferase — translation MKLLLIKIATSHEVEDALTVFSQDNLHALGVEARKRSDFESAGWVHDSTIVKLDEIKDLPQDMQFIAYFDQEKDASELIVAYKNKLRELQSYGLNIGEGRITSSYIEDQDWNTVWQKFYHVIAFSRHLAIVPKWEEYQPPFADQKLIKLDPGLAFGTGNHQTTQLAMMGLERALVRPLSIADVGTGSGILAITASLLGASKVLATDISDEAVTAAGENIALNKIDNIKVEKASLLTGIDGKFDIIVANILAEILLELIPQLDEHLNDCGEVIFSGIDYLQLPKIKKALAANGFQINLTMRQGRWIGLDISRKE, via the coding sequence GCCCTGACCGTTTTCAGTCAGGACAATTTACATGCTCTGGGTGTTGAAGCCCGTAAGCGTTCGGACTTTGAAAGTGCGGGCTGGGTTCATGACTCAACGATTGTTAAATTAGACGAAATCAAGGACTTGCCGCAAGACATGCAGTTCATTGCCTACTTTGATCAAGAAAAAGACGCCAGTGAATTAATCGTGGCATACAAAAATAAGCTGCGAGAACTGCAGAGTTATGGCCTTAACATTGGTGAAGGCCGAATTACAAGCTCCTATATCGAAGATCAGGATTGGAATACCGTTTGGCAGAAATTTTATCACGTGATTGCTTTTTCGCGCCACCTGGCAATTGTCCCCAAATGGGAAGAATATCAGCCTCCATTTGCGGATCAAAAATTAATTAAACTTGATCCCGGTCTTGCCTTTGGCACCGGTAATCACCAAACGACCCAGCTGGCAATGATGGGCTTGGAGCGGGCACTGGTCAGGCCCTTATCGATTGCCGATGTCGGCACCGGGTCCGGGATTTTAGCAATTACTGCTTCACTATTAGGCGCATCCAAGGTCCTGGCAACCGATATTTCTGATGAAGCTGTTACAGCTGCCGGCGAAAATATTGCTTTGAATAAAATTGACAATATTAAGGTAGAAAAAGCGAGTCTTTTAACCGGGATTGACGGCAAGTTTGATATTATTGTTGCTAATATTTTGGCGGAGATTTTGCTGGAATTAATCCCGCAGCTTGACGAACATCTGAATGACTGCGGCGAAGTTATTTTTTCAGGCATTGATTACCTTCAATTACCAAAAATTAAGAAGGCACTGGCCGCAAATGGTTTTCAAATTAACTTGACAATGCGGCAGGGAAGATGGATTGGTCTTGATATCTCTAGAAAAGAATAA